The Fodinibius saliphilus genome has a segment encoding these proteins:
- a CDS encoding NAD(P)H-dependent glycerol-3-phosphate dehydrogenase, protein MKKITIIGAGSFGTALSVVLARAGNKVQLWARESEVAFGINNQHRNPAYISDVTLPDAVESSTDPEECFDDPEMVVFATPSHTMREIATNIKPYLSGDETIVSVAKGIEKDTFMTMSQVLCEVLEEKIIDDHIGVISGPSHAEEVSKFKPTTVVASSYSKRTAEIIQETFLTPMFRVYLNYDIIGVEIGAAVKNIMAIAAGIVDGAELGDNATAALITRGLHEMKRLGMKLGASQDTFAGLSGMGDLVVTCTSEHSRNRFVGYNIGQGKSLDEVIDTMNMVAEGVKTTRSVLDWSKKLNVEMPITAAVHRVLFEQEDPKDMLYDLMTRNPKEEIVI, encoded by the coding sequence GTGAAAAAGATAACTATTATTGGGGCTGGTAGTTTTGGTACGGCCCTTTCTGTTGTGTTGGCCCGTGCAGGAAATAAGGTACAACTATGGGCCCGAGAGTCGGAAGTGGCATTTGGCATTAACAACCAGCACCGTAACCCGGCCTATATCTCTGATGTTACCTTGCCGGATGCGGTAGAATCTTCTACTGATCCCGAAGAATGCTTTGACGATCCGGAAATGGTGGTCTTCGCTACGCCCTCGCACACTATGCGTGAGATTGCCACGAATATAAAACCATATCTCAGCGGGGATGAAACCATCGTCAGTGTAGCTAAAGGTATTGAAAAGGATACGTTTATGACGATGTCGCAGGTATTATGCGAGGTCTTGGAAGAGAAGATAATCGATGATCATATTGGAGTAATATCAGGTCCCAGCCACGCCGAAGAGGTTAGTAAGTTTAAACCCACAACGGTAGTCGCCAGCTCTTACTCCAAACGTACGGCTGAAATTATTCAGGAGACCTTTTTAACCCCGATGTTTCGAGTTTACCTGAACTATGATATTATTGGTGTGGAGATTGGGGCAGCTGTAAAAAATATAATGGCTATTGCCGCTGGCATTGTTGATGGCGCCGAGCTAGGAGATAATGCAACAGCAGCCCTTATTACACGCGGGCTACACGAGATGAAACGACTGGGTATGAAGCTGGGTGCTTCACAAGATACATTTGCCGGTTTGTCGGGGATGGGGGACTTGGTCGTAACATGTACTAGTGAACACAGCAGAAATCGTTTCGTAGGATATAATATCGGTCAGGGAAAAAGCCTTGACGAAGTTATCGATACTATGAATATGGTTGCAGAGGGAGTGAAAACAACCAGATCTGTGTTAGATTGGAGTAAGAAACTGAATGTTGAAATGCCCATTACGGCAGCAGTACACCGGGTGCTTTTCGAACAAGAAGATCCCAAAGAT